In Sphaeramia orbicularis chromosome 7, fSphaOr1.1, whole genome shotgun sequence, one genomic interval encodes:
- the wfdc2 gene encoding WAP four-disulfide core domain protein 3: MDKHWSAVCAFILALDVFVNVHLVFVEGADGNLKETLPKPGHCPRRLNIVRSRKGCECDEECPGNHKCCVFDGGAVCVPPAFPKKGVCPRRNWDAGLCVESCSDDSDCPHDEKCCFNGCGHTCTAPYTVPTLPKPGHCPRRLNVVPSRKGCECDEDCPENHKCCVFDCGAVCVPPAFTKKGVCPRRNWGAGLCVEFCSDDSDCPNDEKCCFNGCGHTCTAPYTVKRGRCPSPQGTPMCAEYCYHDGQCPGEQKCCKTTCGHACSEPC, translated from the exons ATGGACAAACACTGGTCTGCAGTTTGTGCATTCATTTTAGCACTTGATGTATTTGTGAATGTGCACTTGGTTTTCGTAGAAGGAGCCGATGGAAACTTAAAAG AGACTCTCCCAAAGCCAGGCCACTGCCCTCGCCGCCTTAACATTGTCCGATCACGTAAAGGCTGTGAATGTGATGAAGAATGTCCCGGAAACCACAAATGCTGTGTTTTTGACGGTGGAGCTGTTTGCGTCCCTCCCGCTTTCC ccAAAAAAGGAGTGTGTCCTCGCAGGAACTGGGATGCAGGCCTGTGTGTTGAATCCTGCTCTGATGACAGTGATTGCCCACATGATGAGAAATGCTGCTTCAACGGATGTGGACATACATGTACCGCGCCCTACACTG TTCCA ACTCTCCCTAAGCCAGGCCACTGCCCTCGCCGCCTTAACGTTGTCCCATCACGTAAAGGCTGTGAATGTGATGAAGACTGTCCCGAAAACCACAAATGCTGTGTTTTTGACTGTGGAGCTGTTTGCGTCCCTCCTGCTTTCa ccAAAAAAGGAGTGTGTCCTCGCAGGAACTGGGGTGCAGGCCTGTGTGTTGAATTCTGCTCTGACGATAGTGATTGCCCAAATGATGAGAAATGCTGCTTCAACGGATGTGGACATACATGTACCGCGCCCTACACTG TGAAGCGGGGTCGCTGCCCTTCACCTCAGGGAACCCCCATGTGTGCAGAATACTGCTACCATGACGGCCAGTGTCCTGGAGAGCAGAAGTGCTGCAAGACGACCTGTGGCCACGCCTGCAGTGAACCCTGCTGA